A stretch of Cucumis sativus cultivar 9930 chromosome 2, Cucumber_9930_V3, whole genome shotgun sequence DNA encodes these proteins:
- the LOC101221702 gene encoding cyclin-dependent kinase G-2 isoform X1, giving the protein MAAGRHGGYRENEFRDRETNFHVSRRSFGSARQEFGRVKISNGDHGVRRSLARDVKDKFRVRHEDMKENAVMNGHYHSSSTRSNSSNSDGVSGSDYGLIENRVKSIIDREPGELSSGSGSDDAIESGLGVRDREVSKVANNGKLSSMEKKRKFSPIVWDRDDNKLSHPSRNGTVTTVMGLPRPQKLTRQSPNIISDRGEHTSSVRNSDNHNVASSSVFKSPLASGLEMSESLASPVLPKHLHHNVEVELLDNEDNGPARNISFSRWAGGNTSPANEGEILGKKEILRQQKIPITEIWESELYGKTPGESFSETGDCKSNGFKTNGTRERSSESNEQGTYCRFLRVNANSDSGVEKGDSMEVDERHNISDVSCSPSDTESDEDNDVCSPQEPPTTTQRGVNMLQGCRSVDEFERLNKIDEGTYGIVFRARDKKTGEIVALKKVKMEKEREGFPLTALREINILLSFHHPSIVDVKEVVVGNSLDSIFMAMEYMDHDLKGLMETMKHPFTQSEVKCLMIQLLEGVRYLHSNWVLHRDLKTSNLLLNNQGELKICDFGLARQYGSPLKPYTHLVVTLWYRAPELLLGTKQYSTAIDMWSLGCIMAELLSKEPLFNGKTEVEQLDKIFRTLGTPNETIWPGYSKLPGVRANFVKHQFNQLRKKFPATSFTGSPVLSESGFDLLSKLLAYDPQKRISAEEALDHEWFREVPLPKSKEFMPTFPAQHARDRRMRRILRSPDPLEEQRIKELQQQELGTTGLFGVGYWNMYQRLVVYNSTDILKLTAIQHLDWVFFLIRRWSGYNILFLFLHHFLLHFDQRAREVLETRVLKKQLAMRRVIVNKCTNLIKSMKSFGFLNISSTLSPLLI; this is encoded by the exons ATGGCGGCTGGGCGACATGGAGGTTACCGTGAGAACGAGTTCAGGGACCGGGAGACTAATTTTCATGTGTCGAGGAGGTCGTTTGGGAGTGCTAGGCAAGAGTTTGGAAGAGTTAAGATCAGCAATGGTGATCATGGTGTTCGGCGGAGTCTAGCGCGGGACGTCAAAGACAAGTTTAGGGTTAGGCATGAAGATATGAAAGAGAACGCGGTTATGAATGGTCATTATCATTCGTCTTCTACCAGGAGCAATTCAAGTAATAGTGATGGCGTTAGTGGTAGTGATTATGGCCTGATTGAAAATAGGGTTAAAAGTATCATCGACAGGGAGCCGGGTGAGCTATCCAGTGGGAGTGGATCTGATGATGCAATTGAATCTGGCTTGGGGGTCAGAGATAGAGAGGTTTCGAAAGTAGCAAACAATGGGAAACTATCTTctatggagaagaaaagaaaattttcaccTATAGTTTGGGATAGGGACGACAACAAATTGAGCCACCCATCCCGTAATGGGACTGTCACAACAGTGATGGGTCTTCCCCGGCCCCAGAAGTTGACTCGCCAGTCTCCTAATATCATCTCAGACCGAGGTGAACATACATCTTCAGTTAGGAATAGTGATAACCATAATGTTGCATCTTCTTCTGTATTTAAATCTCCTTTAGCCTCTGGACTTGAGATGTCTGAGTCATTAGCCTCTCCTGTTTTACCAAAGCATTTACACCATAATGTAGAAGTAGAATTGTTAGATAATGAAGATAATGGCCCAGCAAGGAATATCTCATTTTCACGATGGGCAGGTGGAAATACCTCGCCAGCTAATGAAGGTGAGATTTTAGGTAAGAAAGAAATACTAAGACAACAGAAGATCCCAATTACTGAAATTTGGGAATCTGAGCTATATGGCAAGACCCCGGGTGAATCATTTTCTGAGACTGGGGACTGCAAAAGCAATGGTTTCAAGACAAATGGGACTAGAGAGAGGTCGTCGGAATCTAATGAACAAGGTACCTACTGTAGATTTTTGAGAGTGAATGCGAATTCTGATAGTGGTGTGGAAAAGGGTGACAGCATGGAGGTTGATGAAAGACATAATATTAGTGATGTTAGCTGTAGTCCATCAGATACTGAATCTGATGAAGATAATGATGTTTGCTCCCCGCAGGAGCCTCCAACAACCACTCAACGTGGTGTAAACATGCTTCAGGGATGCAGAAGTGTTGATGAGTTTGAGAGACTAAACAAGATCGACGAAGGCACCTATGGCATTGTGTTTAGAGCTAGAGACAAGAAGACTGGGGAAATTGTGGCcttgaagaaagtaaaaatggAGAAGGAGCGGGAAGGGTTTCCGCTGACTGCTTTGagagaaataaatattcttctttcattCCATCACCCATCCATTGTTGATGTGAAGGAAGTTGTGGTGGGGAATAGTCTTGATAGCATTTTTATGGCCATGGAGTACATGGATCACGATCTTAAAGGACTTATGGAGACCATGAAACATCCTTTTACTCAGAGTGAAGTAAAATGTCTAATGATTCAGCTATTAGAGGGTGTTAGGTATCTCCATAGTAACTGGGTGCTTCATAGAGATTTGAAGACGTCTAATTTGCTCTTGAACAACCAGGGTGAACTGAAGATTTGCGACTTTGGATTGGCTCGTCAGTATGGAAGCCCTTTGAAGCCGTATACACATTTAGTTGTTACACTTTGGTACAG GGCACCTGAACTACTGTTGGGAACAAAACAGTATTCAACCGCCATTGATATGTGGTCATTGGGTTGTATCATGGCCGAACTTTTATCCAAGGAACCTCTTTTTAATGGCAAAACTGAAGTTGAGCAACTAGATAAG ATTTTTAGAACTCTAGGCACTCCAAATGAGACTATTTGGCCTGGATACTCCAAGCTACCTGGCGTTAGAGCCAACTTTGTCAAGCATCA GTTCAATCAGCTTCGTAAGAAATTCCCTGCCACATCATTTACTGGATCTCCAGTTCTATCTGAATCTGGGTTCGATCTGTTGAGCAAACTTCTAGCCTATGATCCTCAAAAG AGAATATCAGCTGAAGAAGCCCTTGATCATGAGTGGTTCCGTGAAGTGCCTCTCCCAAAGTCTAAGGAGTTTATGCCTACCTTCCCTGCACAGCATGCTCGAGACAG GAGAATGAGAAGAATATTACGGAGTCCAGACCCCCTTGAAGAGCAACGTATAAAGGAATTGCAGCAGCAGGAGTTAGGAACTACTGGTCTCTTTG GTGTTGGATATTGGAACATGTATCAGAGGCTTGTTGTTTACAATTCCACCGATATTTTGAAGCTGACCGCCATTCAACACCTAGACTGGGTTTTCTTTCTAATTCGCAGATGGAGTGGTTACAatatcttgttcttgttcttgcATCACTTTTTGCTCCACTTTGATCAAAGAGCACGGGAAGTACTTGAAACAAGGGTGCTGAAGAAACAATTGGCTATGAGAAGAGTAATAGTTAATAAATGTACTAATCTTATCAAGAGTATGAAATCCTTTGGTTTTTTGAATATATCTTCAACATTGTCCCCCTTGCTTATTTGA
- the LOC101221702 gene encoding cyclin-dependent kinase G-2 isoform X2, translating into MAAGRHGGYRENEFRDRETNFHVSRRSFGSARQEFGRVKISNGDHGVRRSLARDVKDKFRVRHEDMKENAVMNGHYHSSSTRSNSSNSDGVSGSDYGLIENRVKSIIDREPGELSSGSGSDDAIESGLGVRDREVSKVANNGKLSSMEKKRKFSPIVWDRDDNKLSHPSRNGTVTTVMGLPRPQKLTRQSPNIISDRGEHTSSVRNSDNHNVASSSVFKSPLASGLEMSESLASPVLPKHLHHNVEVELLDNEDNGPARNISFSRWAGGNTSPANEGEILGKKEILRQQKIPITEIWESELYGKTPGESFSETGDCKSNGFKTNGTRERSSESNEQGTYCRFLRVNANSDSGVEKGDSMEVDERHNISDVSCSPSDTESDEDNDVCSPQEPPTTTQRGVNMLQGCRSVDEFERLNKIDEGTYGIVFRARDKKTGEIVALKKVKMEKEREGFPLTALREINILLSFHHPSIVDVKEVVVGNSLDSIFMAMEYMDHDLKGLMETMKHPFTQSEVKCLMIQLLEGVRYLHSNWVLHRDLKTSNLLLNNQGELKICDFGLARQYGSPLKPYTHLVVTLWYRAPELLLGTKQYSTAIDMWSLGCIMAELLSKEPLFNGKTEVEQLDKIFRTLGTPNETIWPGYSKLPGVRANFVKHQFNQLRKKFPATSFTGSPVLSESGFDLLSKLLAYDPQKRISAEEALDHEWFREVPLPKSKEFMPTFPAQHARDRRMRRILRSPDPLEEQRIKELQQQELGTTGLFGVGYWNANVFVSDRCWILEHVSEACCLQFHRYFEADRHSTPRLGFLSNSQMEWLQYLVLVLASLFAPL; encoded by the exons ATGGCGGCTGGGCGACATGGAGGTTACCGTGAGAACGAGTTCAGGGACCGGGAGACTAATTTTCATGTGTCGAGGAGGTCGTTTGGGAGTGCTAGGCAAGAGTTTGGAAGAGTTAAGATCAGCAATGGTGATCATGGTGTTCGGCGGAGTCTAGCGCGGGACGTCAAAGACAAGTTTAGGGTTAGGCATGAAGATATGAAAGAGAACGCGGTTATGAATGGTCATTATCATTCGTCTTCTACCAGGAGCAATTCAAGTAATAGTGATGGCGTTAGTGGTAGTGATTATGGCCTGATTGAAAATAGGGTTAAAAGTATCATCGACAGGGAGCCGGGTGAGCTATCCAGTGGGAGTGGATCTGATGATGCAATTGAATCTGGCTTGGGGGTCAGAGATAGAGAGGTTTCGAAAGTAGCAAACAATGGGAAACTATCTTctatggagaagaaaagaaaattttcaccTATAGTTTGGGATAGGGACGACAACAAATTGAGCCACCCATCCCGTAATGGGACTGTCACAACAGTGATGGGTCTTCCCCGGCCCCAGAAGTTGACTCGCCAGTCTCCTAATATCATCTCAGACCGAGGTGAACATACATCTTCAGTTAGGAATAGTGATAACCATAATGTTGCATCTTCTTCTGTATTTAAATCTCCTTTAGCCTCTGGACTTGAGATGTCTGAGTCATTAGCCTCTCCTGTTTTACCAAAGCATTTACACCATAATGTAGAAGTAGAATTGTTAGATAATGAAGATAATGGCCCAGCAAGGAATATCTCATTTTCACGATGGGCAGGTGGAAATACCTCGCCAGCTAATGAAGGTGAGATTTTAGGTAAGAAAGAAATACTAAGACAACAGAAGATCCCAATTACTGAAATTTGGGAATCTGAGCTATATGGCAAGACCCCGGGTGAATCATTTTCTGAGACTGGGGACTGCAAAAGCAATGGTTTCAAGACAAATGGGACTAGAGAGAGGTCGTCGGAATCTAATGAACAAGGTACCTACTGTAGATTTTTGAGAGTGAATGCGAATTCTGATAGTGGTGTGGAAAAGGGTGACAGCATGGAGGTTGATGAAAGACATAATATTAGTGATGTTAGCTGTAGTCCATCAGATACTGAATCTGATGAAGATAATGATGTTTGCTCCCCGCAGGAGCCTCCAACAACCACTCAACGTGGTGTAAACATGCTTCAGGGATGCAGAAGTGTTGATGAGTTTGAGAGACTAAACAAGATCGACGAAGGCACCTATGGCATTGTGTTTAGAGCTAGAGACAAGAAGACTGGGGAAATTGTGGCcttgaagaaagtaaaaatggAGAAGGAGCGGGAAGGGTTTCCGCTGACTGCTTTGagagaaataaatattcttctttcattCCATCACCCATCCATTGTTGATGTGAAGGAAGTTGTGGTGGGGAATAGTCTTGATAGCATTTTTATGGCCATGGAGTACATGGATCACGATCTTAAAGGACTTATGGAGACCATGAAACATCCTTTTACTCAGAGTGAAGTAAAATGTCTAATGATTCAGCTATTAGAGGGTGTTAGGTATCTCCATAGTAACTGGGTGCTTCATAGAGATTTGAAGACGTCTAATTTGCTCTTGAACAACCAGGGTGAACTGAAGATTTGCGACTTTGGATTGGCTCGTCAGTATGGAAGCCCTTTGAAGCCGTATACACATTTAGTTGTTACACTTTGGTACAG GGCACCTGAACTACTGTTGGGAACAAAACAGTATTCAACCGCCATTGATATGTGGTCATTGGGTTGTATCATGGCCGAACTTTTATCCAAGGAACCTCTTTTTAATGGCAAAACTGAAGTTGAGCAACTAGATAAG ATTTTTAGAACTCTAGGCACTCCAAATGAGACTATTTGGCCTGGATACTCCAAGCTACCTGGCGTTAGAGCCAACTTTGTCAAGCATCA GTTCAATCAGCTTCGTAAGAAATTCCCTGCCACATCATTTACTGGATCTCCAGTTCTATCTGAATCTGGGTTCGATCTGTTGAGCAAACTTCTAGCCTATGATCCTCAAAAG AGAATATCAGCTGAAGAAGCCCTTGATCATGAGTGGTTCCGTGAAGTGCCTCTCCCAAAGTCTAAGGAGTTTATGCCTACCTTCCCTGCACAGCATGCTCGAGACAG GAGAATGAGAAGAATATTACGGAGTCCAGACCCCCTTGAAGAGCAACGTATAAAGGAATTGCAGCAGCAGGAGTTAGGAACTACTGGTCTCTTTG GTGTTGGATATTGGAACGCTAATGTGTTCGTGTCCGACAGGTGTTGGATATTGGAACATGTATCAGAGGCTTGTTGTTTACAATTCCACCGATATTTTGAAGCTGACCGCCATTCAACACCTAGACTGGGTTTTCTTTCTAATTCGCAGATGGAGTGGTTACAatatcttgttcttgttcttgcATCACTTTTTGCTCCACTTTGA
- the LOC101221462 gene encoding uncharacterized protein LOC101221462, which produces MAELRDQVDIEDPQAHIPLLDSNHNQSSQPTKEEDDEEAHLDSAFKLFDTLLGLLGFHQSSVFSCVLSWSVFVLVGIVLPVVVLQLSDCAAYEKYQIKGFELDVVASQACLAAVSLLCLSHNLRKYGIKRFLSVDRQITSLARFRKEYVKKIRGSIRLLVFWALPCFLLKTAREVIRILYAERVSWGLSVATLLAMIISWTYLTLISLSAAIVFHLMCNLQVTHFDNYAKLLQTESEVLVLIEDHIFLRYHLSKISHRFRIFLLLDFFVVSASQFMTLFQTTRYTTRVTLINGGDFAVSAIVQVVGVILCLHGATKISHRAEGIASVASRWHALVTCGPGEVSQPRYPNGNGNSESPDRLKSMTCTYSESDLESLDIVTMPTTTQLASYMSSYHKREAFVMYLQMNPGGITIFGWTVNRALLNTIFFLELTLVTFVLGKTLVFT; this is translated from the exons ATGGCTGAGCTTCGTGATCAAGTCGATATTGAAGACCCTCAAGCCCATATTCCACTTCTTGACTCAAATCACAATCAGAGTTCACAACCGACAAAGGAAGAAGACGACGAAGAAGCCCATTTGGACAGTGCCTTCAAACTGTTCGATACATTACTTGGCCTTTTGGGCTTCCATCAATCCTCTGTTTTCAGCTGTGTCTTGTCTTGGTctgtttttgttcttgttgGTATTGTTCTGCCTGTTGTAGTGCTGCAGCTTTCGGATTGTGCCGCCTACGAGAAGTACCAGATTAAGGGTTTTGAGCTTGATGTAGTTGCCTCTCAAGCTTGTCTTGCAGCTGTCTCTTTGCTCTGTCTTTCTCACAACCTCAGAAAATATGGCATAAAGAGGTTCCTTAGTGTTGATAGACAAATCACCTCTTTGGCTCGGTTTCGAAAAGAATATGTCAAGAAGATACGG GGTTCAATACGGTTGCTCGTCTTCTGGGCATTACCATGTTTCCTTTTGAAGACTGCTCGAGAGGTAATTCGAATACTATATGCGGAACGTGTATCGTGGGGGCTGTCAGTTGCCACCTTACTGGCTATGATCATATCCTGGACTTACCTGACCTTGATCTCTCTATCAGCCGCCATTGTGTTTCATTTGATGTGTAATTTGCAAGTTACCCACTTTGATAACTATGCGAAACTCTTGCAAACTGAGTCTGAAGTATTAGTATTAATAGAGGATCATATTTTCCTACGCTATCATTTGTCCAAGATAAGCCACAGATTCCgaatctttcttcttctcgaCTTCTTTGTTGTATCTGCCAGCCAATTTATGACTCTATTCCAGACGACGAGATATACTACAAGGGTTACCCTCATAAATGGTGGCGATTTTGCA GTTTCTGCAATTGTTCAAGTGGTTGGAGTGATTCTTTGCTTGCATGGAGCAACAAAGATTTCCCACAGAGCCGAAGGAATTGCATCAGTAGCTAGTAGATGGCATGCTTTAGTCACTTGTGGTCCAGGTGAAGTTTCTCAGCCTCGATATCCTAATGGTAACGGGAACTCGGAATCTCCTGATAGACTGAAATCAATGACATGCACCTACTCTGAAAGTGATTTGGAGTCTTTGGATATTGTCACAATGCCTACAACCACACAGTTAGCTTCTTATATGTCCTCCTATCATAAAAGAGAAGCTTTTG TGATGTATTTGCAGATGAATCCTGGTGGAATCACCATTTTTGGGTGGACAGTTAACAGAGCTCTGCTGAACACTATATTCTTTCTTGAACTCACATTGGTCACCTTTGTGCTTGGAAAGACTTTAGTTTTTACCTAA